CGCCCGGACCGGCACCCACGGAGGCCACCGCACCGGACACCGCCGCCCCGACCACCGCCGGGGCCGGCGCAGCGGGTACCGGCGCGCTGCCGGGCGGTCAGCCGCCGAACGCCGCCGGCGGTGCGGCCGGCGGCGGCGGCGCGGCGGGCGGTGCGGCAGCGGCCGGCGGTACGAGCGGCCAGGGCACGCCCTCGCACGGCGGGACGGCCGCGACCGCGCCCGGCCCGTCGGCGCCGCCCGCCCCCGCCACCCGGCCCGCGCCGGCTCCCAGCAGCGCGGCGCCGGCCCCCGCCGTGCCGCAGGGCTGCGGCGGCACCGACTGGGGTGCCATCGTCAACGTGGGCGACGGCCTCAAGATCGGCCTGGCCAAGGACGGACCGGCCGCCGGCACCGCCGCGGTGATGGGCGGATACACCGCCTACGGCTGGGTGCACTCCGTGCCGAGCAGCTGGCACCACTTCAACCCGTGCAACATGAACGCCCCCGAGTTCGTGCAGACCACGGACGGGAAGGCGGCGCTCTCCGACGGGTTCAGCTTCCTGGCCAACTGGAAGGTGGACCCGGCCACCACGAGCGGCGCCGTCCTGCTCAAGGACTACATGGGCTCCAAGTGCCTGACCGACAACGGCGCGGGGAACCAGCTCACGATGGCCACCTGCACCCCTGGCAACAAGGCCCAGGAGTGGCGGATCCCGTAGGCCCCGGCCGCTGCCCGCTGCCCGCTGCCCGCTGTCCTCCGTTGCCCGCTCCCCGTTGCCCGTTGCCCGCGATCCGCGCGGTCCGGCTCCGCCCTGGCGGAGCCGGACCGCCGCCGCTAAGGCGTCACTCGACGGAGACGCCCCAGCGGGCCGCCAGGCCGGCGAGCCCGCCCGGAACCGGGTCCGGCGCGGCCTCGAAATGCCAGCCGCCGGCGGCGGTGCGGCGGATCGCACCCACCGTCATCGCGGTGTCGGCGATCCCCGCGGTGCCGCCCGCCCAGCGCTCCGGGCCGTCGGCCGCGGACCCCAGGGCCGCCTGCACCGCCAGCCCGTGGACGTAGCCGAGCGGGAGCGCGGGCGGCGTCTCCTCCTCGGTCGAGACGGCGATCACCACCTGCTCCACACCCGGTGCGAGCCGGGCCAGGTCGATGCTGAGGGCCGCGCCCCGGGCCGGCTGGCCCGCCACCGAGTGCGTGGGGTGCAGGCGCACCGCGCCGTCCGGGTCCTGCGGGTTGTTGAAGAAGACGAAGTGCTCGTCGCTGAGCACCCGGCCGGAGGCGCAGAGGAACGCCGACACGTCCAGTTCGACCGGGTCCCCGCCGACCGTCCGGCTCTGCCAGCTGATCTCCAGCCGGACGGCGCCGCCCGGCTCCGCCGAGGAGCCGCCCGATTCCGCCGCACCCGGTGCCGCTGCCGCGGCGGCTGCCGGGCCGGTGCCCGGCCGGCCCTGCGGCGCCGGGCCGAGCCGGCCGCGCAACCCCTGCTCGGCGAGCAATTCCACCAGTTCCGGGCCGGTGACCAGGCTGAGCGGCTTGTTGCGGATGTAGTCGTACGAGCCGGGCCCGAAGCCGGCCGTGGTGACCAGGATGCCCTTGATCGCGCCGTGGTGGCGGACGGTGCTGTCCAAGTCCCGTACGGCGGTGGGCGAGACCGTCGAGCGGTAGCGCTTGGCCTGGATGACGATCCGGCCGCCGGTCACCGGGTCGAGGTCCTCGGCGACCACGTCGACCCCGGCGTCGCCGCTGCGGGCGGTGGTCATCACCCGGTACCCGCGGGCCCGGAACAGCTCCGCGATCAGTTCCTCGAACTCGATCGGGTCCATCTCGAAGAGGTCCGGCTCGTCCTCCCCGCCCTGCCCGGCGAGGCTGCCGCCGACGGTCTGCGGGAGCCGGTCCGGCTTCACCTCGTCCAGCCGTTCCGGCCGGGCCGAGAGCCTGCCGCCCAGGCCCAGCAGGCATTCCACGGCCGCGACCCGGTCCAGCGAGAGCGCCGAGAACTCGGCCCGTGACACCGTCACCGTCAGCAGGAACCGCTCCGCCTCCCGCCCGGTCGCCGGGTCGATGCCGCGGACGAAGCCGTTCAGCACCACCGAGCCGAGCAGCCCGTCGGCGTCCGCCCGGAACAGCTCGGTGACCACCCTCAGTCCGCTCTGCGCCAGCACCTCCCGGTACAGCGCCTTGCGTTCGGTGGCGGGCCGGGCCACCTCGGCCTCCCGGTCGTCCGACTTCACGTACCGCACCCGGGCGGCGCCCGGCACCACGTCGGTGCCCGGCAGCTCCCAGTTCACCACCAGCTCGCGGCTGGAGGCCTCCCAGGCCGCGACCAGATTGTGCGGGAACCCCTCCGGCCAGCGCGCCGAGGCGTACAGCACCGCGGTGAAGTACTCCTGTACGGCCTCCGCCTCCCCGCCGCGCAGCCGCTCCAGCAACTCCCGGGTGCGGGAGCCGCGTTCCTCGTCCTGGCGGCGGTGGTCGGCGACCCACGCCAGATACTGCCCGTGGTACTCGCCGAGCCGGCGCTGCCGGTCGGCCTCGGCGGCCTGGGCCGCGTACCAGTCCTGTTCGAAGCGGGCGCGGGCCTGGGCGAGGTACTCCTCGTACTGCCGGCGGATCGCCGGGTCACGGGACTGCACGGCGTCCGGCGGCTGCACCTGGTACTGCGCCTGGTCGGGCATCGGCACCGGCACCCCCAGCCGGCCCGGCTCGAACGGCGGCACCTGGCCCGGCGTCAGCAGGGCCGCCGGACGGAACGCCGGCTGCGCCAGCCCGGTCCGCAGCACCTCGCGCAACTCCGCCACCCGGGAGTCCAGTTCGGCCGTCTGTCGGGTCGCCTCGGCCTCCCGGGACTGCTGGTACGCACGCAGCGCCTCCCGCTCCCCACGCGCCGCCGACCGCTGCGACTCCCGCGCCTCACGTTCCTGCCGGCGCTGCTCGGCGGCCTGCGCCCGCCACTGGGCCTCCTCACGGCGCTGCTGCTGCCGCTGCGCCTCCGCCCAGACCGCCAGCACTCCGTTGTTCCGCCGCCCCGCCACGTCCACCCCTTCGGTCCACGGCCGCCTGCGCCGCGTCCGGCCGCCCGGCCGCGGTTCGACCGCGCGGCAACAATAGAACGTGGACGGGTGGATCACCCAAGCGGCGGTCGGGGACGGTCCGGAGCAGGGTGCTCCGGGTGGTCGTGCCGCCCGCGTGGGCGGGCTCCGGGACGGGGTACGCGGACGGGCCCGGCGGCGCTCACGCCCGCCGGGCCCGTCGGAGCGGCAGGTGTGCCGCCCGCGCCTCGGCGCCGCGTCAGGGGAGCTTGCTCGCCAGCACGTCGACCTTCCGGATGTCCGGGGGCGAGGCCAGGTGGGTGGCCGCGACGGACATCAGCGCCTCGGCGATCCGGCCCCGCAGGTGGGCGTCGCGGCCCCGGTCGTCGGCGAAGGTGTCGAAGATCCCGAACGTGGTGTCGCTCTCGCGGAACGCGAACCAGGTGACCGTCCCGCTCTCCTGCCGGGCCAACTCCAGGGCGTCCCGCAGCATCGTCGCCACGGCGTCGGCGTACTCGGGCCTGGCTTCGATCCTGGCGAGCAGTGCGACCTCACTCATCGGGCTCTCTCCTCATCTCGTCGCGGGCCCGCCCCTCACCCGCCGACTCCCGCGGCGCGGTGCGGCCGGTGCGGGGGCGTCGGTGGGGGACGCCGGCGGGGGGCCGTCGGTGGATGACGTCGGTGGATGACGTCGGTGGGGCGGTGAACGTCACCAGCGCACCACGGGCCCGGCGCCGGGCCGCCCCGGACATGCCGCCCGCGGTCGGCAACCACCGGAACGGCCCCGCGCCGGTGCGGGGCCGGGCGCGGACCGGGCGACTCGACGGCCGGGCGGTCTAGCCGTTGGCGCCGGGGACTCCCTGGAAGGGCTGCACCGAGAGCTTCCCGCAGATGTTCAGGGTGTTGCTGTCGACGCCGCCGGTCACCTTGACCTGCTTGGCCTGGGTCTCGTCCGGCAGGATCACCTGGACCTTGCCGGCGGTCACCCCGCAGACCCGGCGCCCGGACGGCGAGCCCTCGGGGTTGACGTTGCTGAACTGCAGGTTGGCGTTGGCGATCTGCTTCGGCTTGAGCGTCACCGCGGTCGCCGGGAAGCCGGTGTCGCGGTCGGCGGTCAGCGGCGTGGCGGTCCGCCCGGCGTCGTCGGCGACCTGGATCCCGGGGAACCCGGTCAGCGTGCAGGTCCGGGTCGAGACGTTCACCACGTGCAGCGACGCGTAGGCGGGCTGCTTGTCGTCGGCGAGCAGGTCCGGGCCGAGCACGCTCAGCTCCAGGTCGGCGACGGTGCACCGGGTGCCGGCCGGCGCCGCGGACCCGGACGTCCGCGGGGCCGTCGACGCGTCACCCGCCGGCTTGCCCGCGGCGGCGCCGGCGGACGTGGCGGACGCCGAGGGTGCGGCCGCGCCGCCGGCCGGGGCCCCGGCGGCGGGGGGAGCCGCGGCCGGCCCCTGGTTCCCGCTGTCGCACGCGGTGAGGGCGAGCCCGGCGGTGAGCACGGCGGCGACGGCGAACGGAACTCGGCGGACGTGCATGAGTTCTCCTCCCGGAGAGGACTGCAGGGCTCCGGCGAGCCCTGAACGATGATGTCGGTGCGGAGGACACGTGATCATCGGCAGTCGGTTGCGGCCGGCGGGCAGCGACGGCCCGTCCGGGCAGCGGGAGGTGTCCTTTCGGGCAAAGGGGCAGGGCAAGGCAGGGCTGCGCGGTGCAGCGCGGTGCAGGGCTGGGGCAGTGGCCCGGGGCCGATCTCCGGGGACGTCGGCGACCAGGTCGTGGATCGCCTCGATCTTCTCCTGCACCGTCACCGGAGTCTCGCCGTGCCGGCCCGGCACCCGCTTTGCCGAATCCGGCGTTCACCGGCTGGAGCCCGTGCGCTCGAACAGCGGCGGGGCCAGGATCGTCTCGAAGCGCCGGTCCTCGTCGACCGCCGCCAGGATCTTGTGAACCGTGTGTGAGACCCTTGCCCGCCGGTGCTCGGCCGGCCAGCGCGACGACGTCCACTCAGCGGGTCGCCTTGTGCGAGGTGGAGCGGGAAGCCGGCCGCCGTGCGCCCCGAACGCAGCCGAGCTGGCGCACCAATTGG
The sequence above is a segment of the Kitasatospora sp. NBC_00240 genome. Coding sequences within it:
- a CDS encoding restriction endonuclease, which encodes MAGRRNNGVLAVWAEAQRQQQRREEAQWRAQAAEQRRQEREARESQRSAARGEREALRAYQQSREAEATRQTAELDSRVAELREVLRTGLAQPAFRPAALLTPGQVPPFEPGRLGVPVPMPDQAQYQVQPPDAVQSRDPAIRRQYEEYLAQARARFEQDWYAAQAAEADRQRRLGEYHGQYLAWVADHRRQDEERGSRTRELLERLRGGEAEAVQEYFTAVLYASARWPEGFPHNLVAAWEASSRELVVNWELPGTDVVPGAARVRYVKSDDREAEVARPATERKALYREVLAQSGLRVVTELFRADADGLLGSVVLNGFVRGIDPATGREAERFLLTVTVSRAEFSALSLDRVAAVECLLGLGGRLSARPERLDEVKPDRLPQTVGGSLAGQGGEDEPDLFEMDPIEFEELIAELFRARGYRVMTTARSGDAGVDVVAEDLDPVTGGRIVIQAKRYRSTVSPTAVRDLDSTVRHHGAIKGILVTTAGFGPGSYDYIRNKPLSLVTGPELVELLAEQGLRGRLGPAPQGRPGTGPAAAAAAAPGAAESGGSSAEPGGAVRLEISWQSRTVGGDPVELDVSAFLCASGRVLSDEHFVFFNNPQDPDGAVRLHPTHSVAGQPARGAALSIDLARLAPGVEQVVIAVSTEEETPPALPLGYVHGLAVQAALGSAADGPERWAGGTAGIADTAMTVGAIRRTAAGGWHFEAAPDPVPGGLAGLAARWGVSVE
- a CDS encoding antibiotic biosynthesis monooxygenase, coding for MSEVALLARIEARPEYADAVATMLRDALELARQESGTVTWFAFRESDTTFGIFDTFADDRGRDAHLRGRIAEALMSVAATHLASPPDIRKVDVLASKLP
- a CDS encoding DUF4232 domain-containing protein, whose product is MHVRRVPFAVAAVLTAGLALTACDSGNQGPAAAPPAAGAPAGGAAAPSASATSAGAAAGKPAGDASTAPRTSGSAAPAGTRCTVADLELSVLGPDLLADDKQPAYASLHVVNVSTRTCTLTGFPGIQVADDAGRTATPLTADRDTGFPATAVTLKPKQIANANLQFSNVNPEGSPSGRRVCGVTAGKVQVILPDETQAKQVKVTGGVDSNTLNICGKLSVQPFQGVPGANG